CTTACGATGGTTAGACCGACTGTTGAAGCCAGCAACCTTCCGTGCTTCAACTATCGTGGAATGCCCCAAAAGAACTAGCCACGACGCTGCCGATCACTAAACTCCGTCTATCACAGACTACGCCCTAAGCGTAGCCGACACAGTTAACTTGCTTGCTGTAAAGCCCAGGAACGGCGAACCTTTCCTGCCTTACCAAACTTTCCTGACGTGGGCATTATAGCGGGGTGCCCTAGCCAGTCAAGATTGATTCAAACGACACAAAGTCAATCGTGAGTAAACCTTACGTCCTGTCTTCTGATTCAGGCTCGAATTTTCTAAGGGAGCCGAATTACCCATCTTTAAGGGCAAGTATCGCAAAAGTGTTCTGCGCTGGGGCCACTTTCTTCCTCTCCTGAGCGCCCATTCCCCCTCTCCCTCGAATGCCCTCTCCATCCGCCCAGCCCGCAAGGTCCGTTTTTTCGGAACATTCCTCACGTTCGGAACATCCGGCTGCCGATAGGTCTGGCAAGCTGGATTGTCGATTACCCCCGGTCGGTTGTTAGAGGGATTTGCCATGCTCGTCATCGTCAGCGACCTGCACTTAAACGACGGAACTGCTGGAGCGTTGCTGGATAGCGGTGCTGCGGAGCTCTTCACCGACCGCATTTGCGAGCTGGCCTATCGGGCCTGTTGGCGGGCCGATGGAAGCTATCAGCCGATTCAACGACTCGACCTCGTCCTGCTGGGCGATGTACTCGATATCATCCGTTCGCAGCGCTGGCTAACGAGCGATGTCCGACCATGGAGCGATCTGCACTCGCCCGCTGGCGTTGAAATGGTCAGCGGCATTACGAACGAAATCCTCCGCAAGAACGTCGAGATCATTCGTCAACTGCGGGCCTTGGCTACCGAAGGCCTGGTGACCGTGCCACTCGCTGGCAGCGACGGCAAGCCGCTGGCCCATCACGACGAAATGCCCGTCGCGGTTCGCACTCACTATATGGTGGGCAATCACGATTGGCCGCTTCACTTGCCGGGTGCAAGCTACGACTTGCTCCGCCACAAAGTGGCTCACCACTTGGGGCTCGCCAGCCCGCACAACAAGCCATTTCCTCACGAAGCGGTCGAAAGCGAAGAACTGGCCGATGCACTCCGCCGCCATCGCGTGCTGGCTCGTCACGGCGACATCTTCGACCCGCTCAGCTTTGCCGACGATCGCGATGCCAGCAGCATCGGCGATGCCCTGGCCATTGAACTTCTCGCCCGTTTCCTGCAACGGATTGAAGGGGAACTCAGCGGCGATCTCACACCCGCCGCGATGTCCGCAATTCGCGAAATCGATCAAATTCGCCCCACGCTGCTCGCTGCTCCGTGGATCGAATGCACGCTCGAACGCCACGTGCCGCAACTGGCAATTCGCAACATCATCAAGCGACTCTGGGATAACCTGGTCGACGATCTGCTCGAACTCGAAATCATCCGTCAGCGAAGCCGCTGGACTCCAGCCGACGTCATTGATGGCCTGGCTGGCGCGCTGAAGTTCAGCAAGCGGGACTCGGCCCAGTGGATGCACCGGACCATGCGTTGGCAAGAAAGCCTGCGGGGCGCTGCCAGCGAATCCTACGTCGCTCACGCCTTGGCCGAAGCGGACCTGCGCAATCGCCGTGCTCGGCACATCGTCTATGGCCACACGCATCATCACGAGGCGATTCCCCTCGACGCCAGCCATGCCGATGGCTACGTCCTGAATCAGACCTATGTGAATGCCGGCACCTGGCGTCGGACCTACAGCGCCACTCAGGTCGCAGCTGCCACACAAGAGTTCGTCGCCAGCGAAAGCTTCTCGCTCCTCGCCTTTTATCAGGCCGACGAGCGAAACGGTCGCAGCTACGAAACCTATAGCGGGACCCTTGCTCCCAAGAGCGCGTATGTCAGTCCACCAGCCGCTCACGCCGAACCAACTCTCGGTTCGCATGGCCAGCTCCGAGCGCCGCACTTTGCCAAGCAAAGCTCGCGCAGCCGAGTCTAAGGTTCAAAGCTAATAGTTAAACCCGAAAAGGCAGTGAAGCAGTTCGCTTCGCTGCCTTTCGCCGTTTTCTCGCTTGGCCTTCAGACCTGAACCTCGGACGACGTGCCCCGCCTCGCGGAAAACGCCGCCAATTGCTAATCTTTTTAGTCAGCGGGCCACAGCACGTCCGTTGCCTCTCCTGCCTCAGAACGCAAACTTCCAACTCAGAACTTCGACCCGGGAGCTCCCGCATGGCCGTCACCGCCGAACGTGCTTTCCGCCTTTGTCAGTTACTTAAAGGCGTTGCCACACGAGAACAACTGAGCCTCGCCGACTACTTGCAATCCATCCCCAAGCTCGATTCGCTCGAGGACCTGCCGGCAGGCACAACGGTGCTCATTCGTGGCGATGTCGATGCCAAAGTGGGTGCCGAAGTGGGCCAGGGCGATATCCGCCTGCGCTCGATGGTCGAAACCATCAAGTTTGGCCAAGAGAAGGGCTTTAAGCAGGTGATCTTCGGTCACCTCGGCCGCAAAGAGAAGGACAAGCCGATTGGTTCGCTTGCCAAGGTGGCCACGCGCCTCGGCAAACTGCTCGGCAGCGAAGTGCCCCTCATCGAAGACTGGCTGGACGAAAGCACCAACACCGTGAAGGACCACGTGCAGCAGACGATTGGTGCCGCTCCGAACGGCAGCGTCTTCGTCCTGCAAAATGTGCGTGGTTACGACATTGAAACGGCGCTGTGGAAAGCCAAGCCCGATGCGCTCGCCGCAGTGGCCGCCAAACAAGCGACGTTCGCCGATTCGCTGGCCGAGAAAGTGGCCCAGGTCTACGTCAACGAAGCCCTCTCGGCCGGCAGTCTCGATGCTTCGAGCACGATCGTCCCGTTGGCGATGAACCGCGTCGCATTGGGCAAATACACCGCCCGCGAGTTCGAAGGGCCGATGATGGAGTGCATGCAGGCCCAGTTCGTGGTTTTCAGCGGCATCAAGATCGATAAGCTTGACGACCTCGAAGCGATGATTAATCGCGGCAAGATCAAGACGATCATCTCGGCCGGTTCGCTGGCGATGGCGCTGAAAAAGGCCGAAGCCCTGGTAGCCGGCAAAGAGTTCAATCTCGGTGTGACCGAAGACCCCGCTCATGCCGACAAGCCTTACTACATTCCGCCCGACCGCATCGAACAAGCCCGCCGCATGTTGCTGGCCGGCAAGAAGCAGGGCATTGAGTTTGTCTTGCCGTGCGACTTCGTCCTGGCTGATGCCAGTGTGGTCGAAACTCTGAAACCCGGCGATCAACAATTCGACATCGGCCCCAAGACCATCGCTCTCTTTAGTCAGAAGATTGGCGACTTCCTCACCAAGCACAAGGGGCAAGAGTCGACGACAGTTGCCTTCCACAACGGCGTCTTCGGCATGTTCGAAGATCCTCGTTTCGAAGCTGGTACGAAGGCTTTCATTGGCCAACTCAAGCGGCTGACCGATGCGGGCATTAAGGTCTACGTCGGTGGCGGCGAAGGTGGTACCGCTCTCGAACGCTACGGCCAGCCGAATTGGGTCACCCACTGCTTTACGGCAGGTGGCACAGTGCTCAATGCCCTGGGTAGCGAGCCAGTTCCTTATCTCGTGGCTTTGCGCATGGCTGCTCAAGACGCCTAAGGAGCACCCGTTCCTCAAAGGAAAATCAACAAACACCGGTGCGAAAGAGTAACTTCCGCACCGGTGTTTTCTTGAATGAAGGAAAGCCTTGTTTAGTAGGCTGCTTCTAGTTCGCGCGTCGAAGTGTTTCCCTTGGCGAGTTCGCCGGCCACCTGCTTGATGATCTTGGCAGCCTGGCGACAGAGGGCTTCGGTCACATCCAAGTGAGTGACGAGGCGCACCTGCGTGCCGCTAATCGGCAGAGACAGCACGCCCTGCTGCTTGAGTTCCGCAGCGAACTGAGCAGAAGAGCCGAGGGCGGGCTCGACGGCGAAGATGATGATGTTGGTATCGACATCTTTGGGCGAGAGCGAAATCCCTTCGGTCTGGCGAATCGCTTCGGCCAGCAGTTGGGCATTGGCATGATCTTCGACCAGTCGCGCGCGGTGATGTTCGAGAGCATAGAGTGCGCCGGCCGCGATGATCCCGCATTGACGCATACCGCCGCCAAACAGCTTGCGATGACGACGGGCTTCTTGGATCATCTCTTTGGGGCCAGCGAGCGCAGAGCCGACAGGTGCGCCCAGCCCCTTGCTAAAACAAACGCTCACCGTGTCGAAGTGCCGGCTCCATTGCTCGGCTGAAATTCCGGTGGCGGCGACGGCATTGAACAAGCGAGCGCCATCCAGGTGCGTCCGCAGCCCGCTCTCGTGAGCCCAGGTGCAAATTTCTTCGACATGGTCGTAAGGCTGCACTTTGCCAGCCCCGCGATTGTGCGTGTTCTCGAGGCAGACAAGCTTGGTCCGCACGAGGTGGTCATTGAAGGGACGAATCAGCCCTTTCAGTTGGCTGGCGCTCAGCACGCCAGCGGGGCCTTCGACAGTGCGGGCGACCACGCCGCTCAATTGGGCGAAAGCACCTTGCTCGTAGTTGTAGATGTGGCAGCCCGCTTCGCAAA
Above is a window of Anatilimnocola aggregata DNA encoding:
- the pgk gene encoding phosphoglycerate kinase; this translates as MAVTAERAFRLCQLLKGVATREQLSLADYLQSIPKLDSLEDLPAGTTVLIRGDVDAKVGAEVGQGDIRLRSMVETIKFGQEKGFKQVIFGHLGRKEKDKPIGSLAKVATRLGKLLGSEVPLIEDWLDESTNTVKDHVQQTIGAAPNGSVFVLQNVRGYDIETALWKAKPDALAAVAAKQATFADSLAEKVAQVYVNEALSAGSLDASSTIVPLAMNRVALGKYTAREFEGPMMECMQAQFVVFSGIKIDKLDDLEAMINRGKIKTIISAGSLAMALKKAEALVAGKEFNLGVTEDPAHADKPYYIPPDRIEQARRMLLAGKKQGIEFVLPCDFVLADASVVETLKPGDQQFDIGPKTIALFSQKIGDFLTKHKGQESTTVAFHNGVFGMFEDPRFEAGTKAFIGQLKRLTDAGIKVYVGGGEGGTALERYGQPNWVTHCFTAGGTVLNALGSEPVPYLVALRMAAQDA
- a CDS encoding threonine aldolase family protein, coding for MNVIDLRSDTVTKPTASMRAAIAACEVGDDVIDVDPTCDRLERRTAELLGKEAAIFMPSGTMTNQVAVRIHCKPGDEFICEAGCHIYNYEQGAFAQLSGVVARTVEGPAGVLSASQLKGLIRPFNDHLVRTKLVCLENTHNRGAGKVQPYDHVEEICTWAHESGLRTHLDGARLFNAVAATGISAEQWSRHFDTVSVCFSKGLGAPVGSALAGPKEMIQEARRHRKLFGGGMRQCGIIAAGALYALEHHRARLVEDHANAQLLAEAIRQTEGISLSPKDVDTNIIIFAVEPALGSSAQFAAELKQQGVLSLPISGTQVRLVTHLDVTEALCRQAAKIIKQVAGELAKGNTSTRELEAAY